A region of Vibrio porteresiae DSM 19223 DNA encodes the following proteins:
- a CDS encoding methyl-accepting chemotaxis protein yields MSKLGFKRTLILSSALITGLSVGTSNYFNYRSASDILTKTIYQNTTNYVHQIAGKLNSFISEKSNAIDNLADDYQKNNYTENHAQNMRMAAATSDIFNITIGFDNGDAYCSYPLPGWTDYKNPSTYNAAQRPWFKEAMATSGLIYTEPYADATTKELMVSIGKRAGSGSVVLADIPLTVLKDVVQSVDMKGAVTLIMQDDSSILASTSPAVKIGDKLSSFSSISHLVDKIKRGDRSIEYRLNDVDKVMFAEKIPYGNKNWYLLIGLDKHVVFAALDDMATQTIILTLVCVVIAVLLTMLLLNILYRPILALKETISVLASGEGDLTRRLEVTSTDDLGIIASDVNKFIAHLQSLMLQIEDFSSQLVNNISSLKQTSKQNSGILNRHVRETEQISTAIEEMSATANMTAQNAQESVEYTKEVSQMGSSSLRILNNAKSYVDRLVSDVENTASSMSNMSDETKGINQILSVIGDIASQTNLLALNAAIEAARAGEQGRGFAVVADEVRALASRTQESTEEIERALTKLLDGSQEVLTLMEGTKATCHETFNGTTEVEQSLNSLTSQVESITDLSVKIATSAEEQDRVTAEISKNMSEITDIVKQLNQNDVNSSAQVNDISSINERLASIVNKFKLR; encoded by the coding sequence ATGAGCAAGCTAGGCTTTAAACGGACGCTAATTCTATCCTCCGCTCTCATTACCGGACTTTCGGTTGGGACATCCAATTACTTTAACTATCGCAGTGCTAGTGACATTCTGACTAAAACTATCTACCAAAACACCACGAATTATGTGCATCAAATCGCGGGGAAACTCAACTCGTTCATTAGCGAAAAATCCAACGCGATTGATAATCTGGCGGATGATTACCAAAAAAATAATTACACGGAAAACCATGCACAGAATATGCGCATGGCTGCTGCCACTTCAGACATATTTAACATTACCATCGGCTTTGATAATGGGGATGCCTACTGCTCCTATCCTCTGCCCGGTTGGACTGACTACAAAAACCCATCAACCTACAATGCCGCGCAGCGTCCTTGGTTTAAAGAGGCAATGGCGACATCTGGTCTCATCTATACCGAACCTTATGCCGACGCAACAACCAAGGAGCTCATGGTCAGTATTGGTAAACGAGCGGGTTCGGGTTCTGTCGTGCTCGCTGATATTCCACTGACGGTATTAAAAGACGTTGTTCAGTCAGTGGATATGAAAGGTGCGGTAACGCTGATCATGCAAGATGATTCATCGATTCTTGCCAGTACATCTCCAGCGGTTAAAATCGGCGACAAACTCTCTAGCTTCAGTTCGATATCACATTTGGTCGATAAAATTAAGCGCGGCGATCGCAGCATTGAATATCGACTTAATGATGTCGACAAAGTGATGTTTGCAGAGAAAATCCCCTACGGTAACAAAAACTGGTATTTATTGATTGGTTTGGATAAACACGTTGTTTTTGCGGCGTTAGATGATATGGCAACGCAAACCATCATTTTGACGCTAGTCTGTGTGGTGATTGCCGTCTTGTTGACCATGCTGCTGCTCAACATCCTGTATCGCCCTATTCTGGCGCTCAAAGAGACGATTAGCGTACTTGCCAGCGGTGAAGGTGATTTAACACGACGTCTAGAAGTGACGTCAACTGACGATCTCGGCATCATTGCTAGCGACGTCAATAAATTCATCGCGCACCTTCAATCACTGATGCTGCAAATTGAGGATTTTTCAAGTCAGTTAGTAAACAACATCTCCTCACTCAAGCAAACATCGAAGCAAAACTCCGGCATTCTTAACCGCCATGTGAGAGAAACGGAGCAGATATCAACGGCGATTGAAGAGATGAGCGCCACTGCGAATATGACCGCGCAGAATGCGCAAGAGTCGGTAGAATACACCAAAGAGGTGTCGCAGATGGGTAGCTCGTCATTGCGCATCTTAAATAACGCCAAATCTTACGTTGATCGCTTGGTTTCCGATGTGGAAAACACTGCGAGCAGCATGAGCAATATGAGTGACGAAACTAAGGGGATTAATCAGATCTTAAGTGTCATTGGTGACATCGCTTCTCAGACCAACTTACTTGCTCTTAATGCCGCTATTGAAGCGGCGCGTGCAGGCGAACAAGGTCGTGGTTTCGCAGTGGTTGCGGATGAGGTTCGCGCTCTGGCCAGTCGCACCCAAGAGAGCACTGAAGAAATTGAACGAGCGTTAACCAAGTTGCTCGATGGTAGCCAAGAAGTTCTAACGCTTATGGAGGGAACCAAAGCCACCTGTCACGAAACGTTTAATGGCACAACAGAAGTCGAGCAATCACTAAATAGCTTAACCTCTCAAGTTGAGAGCATTACTGATCTAAGTGTGAAGATCGCCACCTCTGCTGAAGAGCAAGATCGCGTGACCGCCGAGATCAGTAAAAATATGTCGGAAATAACCGATATAGTAAAACAACTCAATCAAAACGACGTAAACTCCTCAGCACAAGTGAATGATATCTCCAGCATCAATGAGCGTTTAGCATCCATTGTGAACAAATTTAAGCTGCGTTAA
- a CDS encoding M6 family metalloprotease domain-containing protein, producing the protein MNKHLSSGVLCLSLLSGAVHAAIPYNGQTYEYKQPNGEVITLTLEGNDYYAEQRTKMGRLVIYDANLKGMAYAKVSDSGDELISTGELVTEKVADTNPLFSSKLVKKYHREPGLNRDAKLKLAEEAKAKLLDIQDKNDFLFSSKALASNSANHVLGNVRGLTVMIQFPDEKGTMTTEQINNFLNASEYTEFGNKQSIRGYYYSVSGGKLDYSNTVVGYYTAKHNKSYYTDPSIEFSQRARELILEALNWLEDEQGFDFSTLSTNANKQIRGLNFMYAGTSGGAWSQGLWPHMGGLYPRFCADGVCTNNYQISDMSDSLAIGTFAHESGHLLFDWPDLYDYDGSSQGSVASYGIMGFGAVGYRSMYQPTPPVAPLRDLVGWDTVTEINPAVDANAPTGQLAAQNVSNTSYKWSNPNNANEAFYIEAINQTGQNTEQLGSGLAIFHVDKNGDRDNEWHPYIQMEHADGKRDPENSVNQGDENDVYHQYGEFTATLPNALTEKGTNSLWWDGSESGLNISDVSQPGETITFLSTPNVEPTHNQDTGNDNADSGNDNSGDNSGDTGSSTSNTFTGHLEAYTSVIEPNGSYFEFAGGGILRVSLEASANTDFGIALYQLVDNQWQAVAVSQNEGTSNELIEYNGGAGYYYVAILAYSGSGDYTLKLGQ; encoded by the coding sequence ATGAATAAACATCTAAGCAGTGGTGTTCTTTGTTTATCTTTGCTTTCCGGTGCAGTGCACGCAGCAATACCGTACAACGGTCAGACATATGAATATAAACAACCTAACGGTGAAGTCATTACGTTGACATTGGAAGGTAACGATTATTATGCCGAGCAACGTACAAAAATGGGGCGTTTGGTCATTTATGATGCCAATTTAAAAGGTATGGCCTATGCAAAAGTTTCTGATTCTGGTGATGAGTTGATCTCTACTGGCGAATTGGTTACAGAGAAAGTAGCTGATACTAATCCCCTATTTTCATCAAAACTGGTTAAAAAATATCACCGTGAACCAGGTTTAAATCGTGATGCTAAATTGAAGTTGGCTGAAGAGGCCAAAGCCAAGTTGCTAGACATTCAAGATAAAAATGACTTTCTCTTTTCGTCAAAAGCGCTAGCCAGTAATTCAGCGAATCACGTTCTGGGTAACGTACGCGGATTAACTGTCATGATTCAGTTCCCAGACGAAAAAGGAACCATGACGACAGAACAAATCAACAATTTTTTAAACGCCTCTGAATACACCGAATTTGGTAATAAACAATCTATTCGCGGTTATTATTACTCGGTTTCAGGTGGCAAACTTGATTATTCGAACACCGTCGTTGGATACTACACAGCGAAACACAATAAATCCTACTATACCGATCCGAGTATTGAGTTCTCCCAACGTGCCCGTGAATTGATTCTAGAAGCATTGAATTGGCTTGAGGACGAACAAGGTTTCGACTTCTCAACGCTTAGTACCAATGCGAATAAACAGATCCGTGGCTTAAACTTTATGTACGCGGGCACCTCAGGTGGTGCATGGTCACAAGGCTTGTGGCCTCACATGGGGGGCTTGTACCCACGTTTTTGTGCTGATGGCGTTTGCACCAATAACTACCAAATTTCAGATATGAGTGACAGCTTAGCTATCGGTACCTTTGCTCATGAGTCTGGTCACCTACTCTTTGATTGGCCTGATCTTTATGACTACGATGGCAGCTCGCAAGGCTCGGTAGCAAGTTACGGTATCATGGGTTTTGGTGCTGTTGGCTACCGCTCGATGTACCAACCTACTCCACCTGTTGCTCCACTTCGTGATTTGGTCGGTTGGGATACCGTCACTGAAATTAACCCAGCGGTTGATGCCAATGCACCGACTGGGCAACTCGCCGCCCAGAATGTCTCAAACACGTCTTACAAATGGAGTAATCCAAATAACGCCAATGAAGCGTTTTATATTGAGGCAATTAACCAAACTGGACAAAACACAGAACAGTTAGGATCTGGCTTAGCGATTTTCCACGTTGATAAAAATGGTGATCGCGATAATGAGTGGCACCCTTACATTCAAATGGAACACGCAGATGGCAAACGTGATCCTGAAAACTCGGTGAACCAAGGTGACGAGAATGACGTTTATCACCAATACGGTGAATTTACAGCCACTTTACCTAATGCGTTGACTGAAAAAGGCACAAACTCACTATGGTGGGATGGCAGTGAATCTGGCCTAAACATCAGTGATGTTTCCCAACCAGGCGAGACAATTACTTTCTTATCAACGCCTAACGTAGAACCGACTCATAACCAAGATACAGGGAATGACAATGCCGACAGTGGCAACGATAACAGCGGCGATAATTCCGGTGATACAGGGTCAAGCACCAGTAATACATTTACCGGTCATCTTGAAGCGTATACCTCTGTGATTGAACCCAATGGTAGCTATTTTGAATTTGCTGGCGGCGGCATTTTGCGTGTGTCACTAGAGGCATCAGCCAATACCGATTTTGGTATCGCGCTCTATCAGCTAGTCGATAACCAATGGCAAGCAGTCGCGGTTTCGCAAAATGAAGGCACCTCAAATGAGCTTATCGAGTATAACGGCGGCGCAGGTTACTATTATGTGGCCATTCTCGCTTACTCAGGTTCAGGTGATTACACCTTAAAACTCGGCCAATAA
- a CDS encoding TerC/Alx family metal homeostasis membrane protein, giving the protein MTVTGYLLLGLVALALFCIDLFLSKTTLSLRNAILWSLFWVLLALAFAVGLVHIWPWISGDAELSGKQASLAFITAYLLEKSLSVDNLFVFAIIFQQYSVPSKIRPRVLLYGIIGALVLRTVLIFIGTDMIHRMHWIMYLFAALLIYSGLSLVFAKEEEDDISPAPERWLRRYFSVTKRYHGDHLFLRRGGSWLATPVAVVVAVIAFMDVMFALDSIPAIFAVTQHPDLILSANLFALLGLRSLFFVLQGLLTKFTYLKPALSIILVFIGIKMVLGGTAWEISTAASLGVILLTMTLAIVASVFKASRNRVTNL; this is encoded by the coding sequence ATGACAGTCACTGGATATCTTCTGCTTGGGCTGGTGGCGCTAGCGCTATTCTGCATTGATTTATTTCTTTCAAAAACGACGCTTTCTTTACGTAATGCTATTTTATGGAGCCTCTTTTGGGTCTTGCTAGCACTCGCGTTTGCTGTCGGTTTGGTTCATATTTGGCCGTGGATCTCTGGTGATGCAGAACTTTCAGGCAAACAAGCTTCTCTCGCTTTTATTACCGCGTATCTTCTCGAAAAATCCTTAAGTGTCGATAACCTCTTCGTATTTGCCATTATTTTTCAGCAATATTCCGTGCCGTCAAAGATAAGGCCGAGAGTGCTTTTGTACGGAATTATCGGGGCACTGGTTTTACGTACAGTGCTTATATTTATCGGTACCGACATGATTCATCGTATGCATTGGATTATGTATCTCTTTGCTGCTTTGCTCATCTACTCTGGCCTCTCTTTAGTATTTGCCAAAGAGGAAGAGGACGACATCAGTCCCGCACCAGAACGCTGGTTACGACGCTATTTTAGTGTCACGAAACGCTACCATGGTGACCATCTCTTCTTACGTCGTGGTGGTAGTTGGTTAGCGACACCGGTAGCTGTGGTGGTTGCGGTGATTGCGTTTATGGATGTGATGTTTGCTCTTGACTCGATTCCAGCCATATTTGCGGTGACACAACATCCTGATCTTATCCTCTCAGCGAATTTGTTCGCATTACTAGGATTAAGGTCACTGTTTTTTGTTCTACAAGGATTGTTAACAAAATTTACCTATTTGAAACCTGCGCTCTCTATTATTTTGGTGTTTATTGGTATCAAAATGGTGCTGGGTGGGACCGCGTGGGAGATCTCGACTGCTGCATCGCTAGGCGTGATTCTATTGACCATGACCCTTGCTATTGTAGCTTCTGTGTTTAAGGCAAGCCGAAACCGTGTGACCAACCTGTAG
- a CDS encoding bifunctional metallophosphatase/5'-nucleotidase, whose translation MNNTDKTTSITLAHINDTHSYFEPTSLQLHLQIEGETLSPFVSAGGFARIATRVAQLRSDATRMQKEFLFVHAGDCFQGTLYFSLFKGKVNVDMLNALQIDAMALGNHELDMGNEPVARFAKRIQFPLLAGNWDLSNESPDKAHTLADNPLIKAYNSTAQCARWIVKGEGQDRVALFGVSIDKMADIANPDWDTPFINAVDVVKQTVQAIQASGINKIILISHLGYDQDLELAEKVDGIGVIVGGHSHVLQGDFSDLGLGKQDTYGQKVNDTYVVQAGYYALALGHCDIEFDQSGRVVRFQGQNELLLGRRLFLDASMNQAGLDQRYLTACDYLNQHPLVVVCKKDPDVHAVLCEKYMPQVREMQQQVVVQIPHSLRHVRIPDEHGPSQVAPLVARGFYEAMRKRGYPVQFAIHNAGGVRTSIQEGPLTTADIVGQLLPFAIPVGVYQVKGQVIAMLLEGAINNATNNGVDGTGSGSFPYTHHLQFEYHAHLPKGHRIRQLRIYENNQWQPVDAYRNYYGASSAYTIKGKEGYDAFSELTETPKMSNLTMADTFVELLTTNPKIIDKPVSYDFFSYQE comes from the coding sequence ATGAATAATACCGATAAAACAACGTCAATCACTCTGGCTCATATCAATGACACCCACTCCTATTTCGAGCCAACGTCTTTGCAATTGCACCTGCAAATTGAAGGTGAAACTTTATCACCCTTTGTCAGTGCTGGCGGCTTTGCTCGAATTGCGACCCGCGTTGCTCAATTGCGTAGCGATGCTACGCGGATGCAAAAAGAATTTCTGTTTGTCCATGCGGGGGATTGTTTTCAGGGAACGTTGTACTTCTCCTTGTTCAAAGGCAAAGTGAACGTCGATATGCTTAATGCGCTGCAGATTGATGCCATGGCGTTGGGTAATCACGAACTCGACATGGGCAATGAACCGGTGGCTCGTTTTGCCAAACGCATTCAGTTTCCTTTGCTGGCGGGCAACTGGGATCTTTCCAATGAGAGCCCCGATAAAGCTCATACCTTAGCGGATAACCCGTTGATTAAAGCCTATAACTCGACAGCTCAGTGTGCTCGCTGGATTGTAAAAGGGGAAGGACAAGATCGCGTGGCGCTGTTTGGTGTCTCGATTGATAAAATGGCGGATATTGCTAACCCCGACTGGGATACGCCATTTATTAACGCGGTTGATGTGGTTAAGCAAACCGTACAAGCCATTCAAGCTAGCGGCATCAATAAGATCATTTTGATAAGTCACCTGGGGTACGATCAAGATCTAGAACTGGCTGAGAAGGTCGATGGGATCGGCGTGATTGTCGGCGGACATAGTCATGTACTGCAAGGGGACTTTAGTGACTTAGGGCTGGGTAAACAAGATACCTATGGTCAAAAGGTTAACGATACTTATGTGGTTCAGGCTGGCTACTACGCTTTGGCATTAGGTCATTGTGATATCGAGTTTGATCAATCTGGACGGGTAGTGCGTTTTCAAGGTCAAAATGAACTGCTGCTTGGTCGAAGGTTATTTCTTGATGCCAGCATGAACCAAGCGGGTTTAGATCAACGTTATCTCACTGCGTGTGACTATTTAAACCAGCATCCCTTGGTTGTGGTATGTAAAAAAGATCCTGACGTTCATGCAGTGCTCTGCGAAAAGTACATGCCGCAGGTGCGAGAAATGCAGCAACAGGTGGTGGTACAGATTCCTCATTCACTGCGTCATGTGCGCATTCCAGATGAACATGGGCCAAGTCAAGTGGCGCCATTGGTCGCTCGTGGTTTTTACGAAGCGATGCGCAAGCGCGGTTATCCCGTTCAGTTTGCGATTCATAATGCTGGTGGTGTAAGAACGTCGATTCAAGAAGGCCCTTTGACTACGGCAGATATTGTCGGTCAATTGCTGCCGTTTGCCATTCCGGTCGGAGTCTATCAAGTGAAAGGGCAAGTGATTGCCATGTTGCTTGAAGGGGCGATCAATAATGCCACCAATAACGGTGTTGATGGAACGGGCTCGGGGAGTTTTCCTTATACGCATCACTTACAGTTTGAATATCATGCCCATTTACCCAAAGGACACCGTATTCGCCAACTGCGTATTTATGAAAATAATCAATGGCAACCTGTTGATGCTTATAGAAATTATTACGGTGCATCCTCTGCCTATACTATCAAGGGTAAAGAGGGTTATGATGCCTTTTCGGAGCTAACAGAAACGCCGAAGATGAGCAATTTAACCATGGCGGATACCTTTGTTGAGCTTCTCACTACTAATCCTAAAATTATCGATAAACCAGTAAGTTACGATTTTTTTAGTTATCAAGAGTAA